From the Pedobacter cryoconitis genome, one window contains:
- the kduI gene encoding 5-dehydro-4-deoxy-D-glucuronate isomerase yields the protein MKDMKVLHAVHPDDFKTYDTEKIRSRFLLTDLKEENKANFAYTHYDRMIVGLVHPVAETVVLGNYSNLRADYFLERREIGIINVGGPGSIEADGKTFEVNKLDALYLGKGVKEVKFKSEDAANPAVFYCLSTPAHQAYPVTLLVHADAVSTELGSLNTANERRIIKYIHRDGIQSSQLVMGLTILANGSVWNTMPAHTHDRRMEAYFYFDVAADQRVFHLMGQPQETRHVLMGNHDAIVSPPWSIHSGSGTQNYSFIWGMGGENLDYADMDPVAIQDIR from the coding sequence ATGAAAGATATGAAAGTGTTACATGCGGTACATCCGGATGATTTTAAAACATACGATACGGAGAAAATCAGATCAAGATTTTTACTGACTGATTTGAAAGAAGAGAATAAGGCGAATTTCGCCTATACACATTACGACAGAATGATTGTAGGCCTGGTACATCCGGTCGCTGAAACAGTTGTTTTAGGAAACTATTCAAATCTGCGTGCTGATTATTTTCTGGAAAGAAGAGAAATCGGAATCATCAATGTTGGCGGTCCTGGTTCAATTGAAGCGGACGGGAAAACATTTGAAGTGAATAAACTTGATGCTTTATACCTTGGAAAAGGGGTGAAGGAAGTGAAATTCAAAAGTGAAGATGCTGCAAATCCAGCAGTATTTTATTGCTTGTCTACGCCAGCACATCAGGCTTATCCTGTAACATTATTAGTTCACGCAGATGCGGTTTCTACAGAATTGGGTAGCTTAAACACGGCAAATGAACGCAGGATCATTAAATATATTCACAGAGATGGAATTCAAAGCAGTCAATTGGTGATGGGCTTGACTATTCTGGCTAATGGAAGTGTTTGGAATACCATGCCGGCACATACACATGACAGAAGGATGGAAGCTTATTTCTATTTTGATGTAGCCGCAGACCAGCGTGTTTTCCATTTAATGGGTCAGCCGCAAGAAACCCGTCATGTATTAATGGGTAATCATGATGCTATTGTTTCCCCTCCATGGAGTATCCATTCGGGAAGTGGTACACAAAATTATAGTTTTATCTGGGGCATGGGAGGTGAAAACCTTGATTATGCAGATATGGA
- a CDS encoding DUF4350 domain-containing protein: MNKFHLIVSSVLVFTALNGHAQSKKTVMLDSYFNNETKKDKDGKLVSWHYKWDEQTNGGFSLWGAEFNKAGFKTSTLYAAPTAQNLKGSAVYIIVDPDTEKESSDPKFVQAADVKTISEWVKKGGVLVLMGNDIGNAELDHFNTLAKVFGVQFNPDSQGKVTGEQFDMGKIMVPAGDPVFKTAKQLFIKEFSSLAISAPAKSILKDKDGYDVAALSKYGKGSVIIIGDPWLYNEYVDGKKLPAAYDNLKAGTDLIHWISGLIPADNK, translated from the coding sequence ATGAACAAATTCCATTTGATAGTTTCCAGTGTCCTCGTTTTTACCGCTTTAAACGGTCATGCTCAAAGTAAGAAAACTGTAATGCTTGATTCTTACTTCAACAACGAAACTAAAAAAGACAAAGATGGAAAACTCGTTTCCTGGCATTATAAGTGGGACGAGCAAACCAATGGCGGTTTCTCTCTGTGGGGGGCCGAATTCAACAAAGCCGGATTTAAAACTTCCACACTCTATGCAGCACCGACTGCACAAAATCTAAAAGGTTCTGCTGTTTATATTATTGTAGACCCGGATACGGAAAAAGAAAGCAGTGATCCGAAATTTGTTCAGGCAGCGGATGTTAAAACGATTAGTGAATGGGTGAAAAAAGGAGGTGTTCTGGTATTGATGGGGAATGACATCGGCAATGCTGAATTAGATCATTTCAATACACTGGCTAAAGTATTTGGCGTGCAGTTTAATCCTGATAGCCAGGGAAAAGTGACCGGGGAACAGTTTGATATGGGAAAGATCATGGTGCCTGCCGGAGATCCAGTATTCAAAACAGCGAAACAACTGTTTATCAAAGAATTCAGCAGTTTGGCGATAAGCGCTCCTGCAAAATCTATACTGAAAGATAAAGATGGTTATGATGTGGCTGCCTTATCAAAATATGGTAAAGGATCGGTGATTATCATTGGCGACCCATGGTTGTACAATGAATATGTAGATGGAAAAAAACTTCCCGCTGCCTATGATAACCTCAAAGCCGGTACTGATTTAATTCACTGGATTTCGGGCTTGATTCCAGCAGATAATAAATAA